From the Cervus elaphus chromosome 20, mCerEla1.1, whole genome shotgun sequence genome, one window contains:
- the GAL3ST2 gene encoding galactose-3-O-sulfotransferase 2 isoform X1: MPSSLGGLQRCFWAMLLLLALAVLLLAGVMHVDVRLLMPQLGDQVDGPPVTNVMFLKTHKTASSTVLNILFRFAETHNLSAALPAGGRFHLGYPWLFLARYVEGAEQGGPGRRFNIMCNHLRFNPPEVQKVMPNDTFYFSILRNPVFQLESSFVYYKSHVPAFRNVTSLDAFLASPWTYYNQSLGLSNAYARNSMWFDLGFDNDAPPEEDYVRARLLDVEKRFQLLLIAEHFDESMVLLRRLLRWRLDDVVAFRLNSRSRHSVTSLSPAGQERAKHWCALDWRLYQHFNRTFWARLRAELSPRRLRSEVARLRERRRELAALCLQDSEPKNKSQITDFRLRPYQSGRADILGYNLKPGLDNQTLQTCQRMVMPELQYMAHLYTLQFPDKPPKNIAFLEA, translated from the exons GTGCTTCTGGGCCATGCTCCTCCTCCTGGCCCTGGCTGTGCTCCTGCTTGCCGGTGTCATGCATGTGGACGTCAGGCTGCTTATGCC CCAACTCGGGGACCAAGTTGACGGGCCCCCCGTCACCAACGTCATGTTTCTTAAGACGCACAAGACGGCCAGCAGCACGGTGCTCAACATCCTTTTCCGCTTCGCCGAGACGCACAACCTGTCGGCGGCGCTGCCTGCTGGCGGCCGCTTCCACCTCGGTTACCCCTGGCTCTTCCTGGCGCGCTACGTGGAGGGCGCGGAGCAGGGCGGCCCCGGGCGGCGCTTCAACATCATGTGCAACCACCTGAGGTTCAATCCGCCAGAG GTGCAGAAAGTCATGCCCAACGACACCTTCTACTTTTCCATCCTCAGAAACCCCGTCTTCCAGCTGGAGTCCTCCTTCGTCTACTACAAGAGCCACGTCCCCGCTTTTAGGAACGTCACCAGCCTGGACGCCTTCTTGGCCTCGCCGTGGACCTACTATAACCAGAGCCTGGGCCTGAGCAACGCCTACGCCCGGAACAGCATGTGGTTCGACCTGGGTTTCGACAACGACGCGCCGCCCGAGGAGGACTACGTGCGCGCGCGCCTGCTGGACGTGGAGAAGCGCTTCCAGCTGCTGCTCATCGCGGAGCACTTCGATGAGTCCATGGTGTTGCTCCGGCGCCTGCTGCGCTGGCGGCTGGACGACGTGGTGGCCTTCAGGCTCAACTCGCGCAGCCGGCACAGCGTCACCAGCTTGTCGCCCGCAGGCCAGGAGCGCGCCAAGCACTGGTGCGCCCTGGACTGGCGCCTCTACCAGCACTTCAACCGCACCTTCTGGGCCCGGCTGCGAGCAGAGCTGAGTCCGCGGCGTCTGCGCTCCGAGGTGGCGCGGCTGCGCGAGCGGCGGCGCGAGCTGGCCGCCCTGTGTCTGCAGGACAGCGAGCCCAAGAACAAGTCGCAGATCACCGATTTCCGACTGCGCCCCTACCAGTCAGGCAGGGCGGACATCCTGGGCTACAACCTCAAGCCGGGCCTGGACAACCAGACGCTGCAGACGTGTCAGCGGATGGTCATGCCCGAGCTCCAGTACATGGCCCACCTGTACACCCTGCAGTTCCCCGACAAGCCCCCCAAGAACATCGCCTTCCTGGAGGCCTAG
- the GAL3ST2 gene encoding galactose-3-O-sulfotransferase 2 isoform X2, with translation MPSSLGGLQSQLGDQVDGPPVTNVMFLKTHKTASSTVLNILFRFAETHNLSAALPAGGRFHLGYPWLFLARYVEGAEQGGPGRRFNIMCNHLRFNPPEVQKVMPNDTFYFSILRNPVFQLESSFVYYKSHVPAFRNVTSLDAFLASPWTYYNQSLGLSNAYARNSMWFDLGFDNDAPPEEDYVRARLLDVEKRFQLLLIAEHFDESMVLLRRLLRWRLDDVVAFRLNSRSRHSVTSLSPAGQERAKHWCALDWRLYQHFNRTFWARLRAELSPRRLRSEVARLRERRRELAALCLQDSEPKNKSQITDFRLRPYQSGRADILGYNLKPGLDNQTLQTCQRMVMPELQYMAHLYTLQFPDKPPKNIAFLEA, from the exons CCAACTCGGGGACCAAGTTGACGGGCCCCCCGTCACCAACGTCATGTTTCTTAAGACGCACAAGACGGCCAGCAGCACGGTGCTCAACATCCTTTTCCGCTTCGCCGAGACGCACAACCTGTCGGCGGCGCTGCCTGCTGGCGGCCGCTTCCACCTCGGTTACCCCTGGCTCTTCCTGGCGCGCTACGTGGAGGGCGCGGAGCAGGGCGGCCCCGGGCGGCGCTTCAACATCATGTGCAACCACCTGAGGTTCAATCCGCCAGAG GTGCAGAAAGTCATGCCCAACGACACCTTCTACTTTTCCATCCTCAGAAACCCCGTCTTCCAGCTGGAGTCCTCCTTCGTCTACTACAAGAGCCACGTCCCCGCTTTTAGGAACGTCACCAGCCTGGACGCCTTCTTGGCCTCGCCGTGGACCTACTATAACCAGAGCCTGGGCCTGAGCAACGCCTACGCCCGGAACAGCATGTGGTTCGACCTGGGTTTCGACAACGACGCGCCGCCCGAGGAGGACTACGTGCGCGCGCGCCTGCTGGACGTGGAGAAGCGCTTCCAGCTGCTGCTCATCGCGGAGCACTTCGATGAGTCCATGGTGTTGCTCCGGCGCCTGCTGCGCTGGCGGCTGGACGACGTGGTGGCCTTCAGGCTCAACTCGCGCAGCCGGCACAGCGTCACCAGCTTGTCGCCCGCAGGCCAGGAGCGCGCCAAGCACTGGTGCGCCCTGGACTGGCGCCTCTACCAGCACTTCAACCGCACCTTCTGGGCCCGGCTGCGAGCAGAGCTGAGTCCGCGGCGTCTGCGCTCCGAGGTGGCGCGGCTGCGCGAGCGGCGGCGCGAGCTGGCCGCCCTGTGTCTGCAGGACAGCGAGCCCAAGAACAAGTCGCAGATCACCGATTTCCGACTGCGCCCCTACCAGTCAGGCAGGGCGGACATCCTGGGCTACAACCTCAAGCCGGGCCTGGACAACCAGACGCTGCAGACGTGTCAGCGGATGGTCATGCCCGAGCTCCAGTACATGGCCCACCTGTACACCCTGCAGTTCCCCGACAAGCCCCCCAAGAACATCGCCTTCCTGGAGGCCTAG
- the NEU4 gene encoding sialidase-4, giving the protein MAVFLQKASGQRVGQSMGTPRVPARTVLFQRERTGLTYRVPALLSVPPGPTLLAFAEQRLSPDDAHAHRLVQRTGTLAGGSVRWGAPRVLGTAALDEHRSMNPCPVHDARTATVFLFFIAVRGRTPEAAQIAAGRNAARLCCVTSRDAGRSWGGARDLTAEAVGSAEEDWATFAVGPGHGVQLRSGRLLVPAYTYHVVRRECFGRICRTRPQSFAFYSDDHGRTWQHGGLVPSLPSGECQLAAVDGGQADGVLYCNARSPLGSRVQALSVDEGTSFLPGELVPALAETARGCQGSIVGFPAPPASGWEDEGWSMGTSNPLRLPHLCPGAQDVPEEGTPGGGGLGATEGCGDGPGEPGPWESGENRGSRALALLGPPAALSQSPTWLLYSHPVGRRARLHMGIRLSRSPLDPHSWTEPWVIHEGPSGYSDLASIGPAPGGILTFACLFESGARVSYEEISFCMFSLREVLENVRLGGGHPGPGDKPAGHCQPS; this is encoded by the exons ATGGCTGTCTTCCTCCAAAAAGCCTCGGGCCAGCGTGTGGGGCAG AGCATGGGGACCCCGCGCGTCCCCGCGCGGACCGTCCTCTTCCAGCGCGAGCGGACGGGCCTGACCTACCGCGTGCCCGCGCTGCTGTCTGTGCCCCCCGGGCCCACCCTGCTGGCTTTCGCGGAGCAGAGGCTCAGCCCCGACGACGCCCACGCCCACCGTCTGGTGCAGAGGACCGGCACGCTGGCCGGGGGCTCCGTGCGG TGGGGCGCCCCGCGGGTGCTTGGGACGGCGGCCCTGGACGAGCACCGCTCCATGAACCCCTGCCCCGTGCACGACGCGCGCACGGCCACCGTCTTCCTCTTCTTCATCGCCGTGCGTGGCCGCACCCCCGAGGCCGCGCAGATCGCCGCGGGCAGGAACGCCGCACGCCTCTGCTGCGTGACCAGCCGGGACGCGGGGCGCAGTTGGGGCGGCGCGCGGGACCTCACGGCGGAGGCGGTGGGCAGCGCCGAGGAGG ACTGGGCCACGTTTGCCGTGGGGCCAGGCCACGGTGTCCAGCTGCGCTCTGGCCGCCTGCTGGTGCCGGCCTACACCTACCATGTGGTCCGGCGGGAGTGCTTCGGCCGGATCTGCAGGACCCGTCCCCAGTCCTTCGCCTTCTACAGCGACGACCACGGCCGCACCTGGCAGCACGGGGGCCTCGTGCCCAGCCTGCCCTCAGGCGAGTGCCAGCTGGCTGCAGTGGATGGCGGGCAGGCCGACGGCGTTCTCTACTGCAACGCTCGGAGCCCGCTGGGCAGCCGCGTGCAGGCCCTCAGCGTGGACGAGGGCACCTCCTTCCTCCCTGGGGAGCTGGTGCCCGCCCTGGCCGAGACCGCCCGGGGCTGCCAGGGTAGCATCGTGGGCTTCCCAGCCCCGCCTGCCAGCGGCTGGGAGGATGAGGGGTGGTCGATGGGCACCAGCAACCCCCTCCGCTTACCACACCTCTGTCCTGGGGCCCAGGATGTCCCAGAGGAGGGCAcccccgggggcggggggctgggtgCTACGGAGGGCTGTGGCgacggccccggggagcctggcCCCTGGGAATCTGGTGAGAACAGGGGCTCCCGGGCCTTGGCGCTCCTGGGACCCCCTGCAGCTTTGTCGCAGAGCCCCACGTGGTTGCTGTATTCCCACCCCGTGGGGCGCAGGGCTCGGCTCCACATGGGCATCCGCCTGAGCCGGTCCCCGCTGGACCCCCACAGCTGGACGGAGCCCTGGGTCATCCACGAGGGCCCCAGTGGCTACTCGGACCTGGCATCCATCGGGCCTGCCCCCGGGGGGATCCTCACCTTTGCCTGTCTGTTCGAGAGTGGGGCCAGGGTCTCCTACGAGGAGATCTCCTTCTGCATGTTTTCCCTGAGGGAGGTCCTGGAGAACGTGAGGCTGGGCGGGGGGCACCCCGGCCCTGGAGACAAGCCTGCGGGGCACTGCCAGCCCTCCTGA